A DNA window from bacterium contains the following coding sequences:
- a CDS encoding nitrate reductase subunit alpha, giving the protein MPDVKNPLLKAHQFFRQGPASAEGWSQLVAKDREWESFYRDRWQHDKVVRSTHGVNCTGSCSWNVYVKDGIITWESQAVDYPSTGPDMPEYEPRGCPRGASFSWYTYSPLRVKYPYVRGSLLGMYREALARHEDPVAAWAEIVEDPEKARLYKSQRGKGGFVRASWSEAADMIAAAHVHTIKKYGPDRVLGFSPIPAMSQVSYAAGTRFLSLIGGVILSFYDWYADLPPASPQAFGDQTDVPESADWWNAGYLIIWGTNLPITRTPDAHFMTEARYRGQKVVVVSPDYSDHTKFADHWLPAQPGTDAALGMAMGHVILKEFYVDREVPYFQEYARRFTDLPMLVTLREREGAYVPDRFLRGSDLAAAEDNGDWKTVVFDEATEAPAVPKGSVGHRYGTEAGKWNLDLEAIQPALSLYGRRQDSVAVDLPRFDIGVTEGGSSLRRGVPALRIGAHLVTTVFDLLLAQYGVARDGLPGDWPKGYEDPEPYTPAWQAEITSVEAQLATRIAREFARNAELTRGRSMICMGAGTNHWYHSDLIYRTFLSLLMLCGCEGVNGGGWAHYVGQEKVRPLTGWQTMAFALDWTRPPRQQASTPFFYMVTDQWRYEAFNADELASPLGRGLFRGRQFADCYSLAGRLGWTPSFPSFDRNPLKIVEEAQRAGVEAKDFVVRELQAGRLRSATEDPDAPENWPRVLTVWRSNLLGSSGKGHEYFLKHLLGTIDPAVRADETAPELRPEEVVWREQAPAGKLDLMTTIDFRMTSNCLFSDVVLPAATWYEKYDLSSTDMHPFVHAFNQAIPPPWETKTDWDAFNHIADAFSRLAAEHLGVRQDLIAAPLLHDTPDEIAQPLGRVLDWKKGECDPVPGKTMPKLIVVERDYGAVAAKMRSLGPLLESLGNQVKGASWKPIEEIEYLAHKNGVVRGGVADGRPRFDRAEQVADAILVLSGTTNGRLAVEGFRSLEKTTGLVLTDLAAPREGDRITFQDAQVQPRTVITSPEWSGIEAHGRRYSPFTMNVEKNKPWHTLSGRQHFYVDHEWMLEYGESLPVFKPPLNYQRHFGDQGTGDAGRLEVTLRYLTPHSKWSIHSEYQDNLHMLTLFRGGPVMWLSQEDAALLEVRDNDWIEAFNRNGVVSCRAVVTHRIPKGVCLMYHAKDRHVNVPLTELRGNRGGTDNSLTRVVWKPTHLIGGYAQLSFAFNYYGPTGSQRDEVTVIRKRQAEVVF; this is encoded by the coding sequence ATGCCTGATGTGAAGAACCCGCTCCTGAAGGCGCATCAGTTCTTCCGCCAGGGACCGGCTTCGGCCGAGGGCTGGAGTCAGCTGGTCGCCAAGGATCGGGAGTGGGAGTCCTTCTATCGAGACCGCTGGCAGCACGACAAAGTCGTGCGCTCGACACATGGCGTCAACTGCACCGGCTCCTGCTCCTGGAACGTCTACGTCAAAGACGGCATCATCACCTGGGAGTCGCAGGCGGTCGACTACCCCTCAACCGGGCCCGACATGCCCGAATACGAACCCCGGGGCTGCCCTCGCGGCGCGTCCTTCTCCTGGTACACCTACTCCCCGCTCAGGGTGAAATACCCCTACGTCCGCGGCAGCCTGCTCGGCATGTACCGGGAGGCGCTGGCCCGGCACGAAGACCCCGTTGCCGCCTGGGCCGAGATCGTCGAGGATCCCGAGAAGGCTCGGCTCTACAAGTCGCAGCGAGGCAAGGGCGGATTCGTTCGCGCGAGCTGGTCGGAAGCGGCGGACATGATCGCCGCCGCGCACGTGCACACGATCAAGAAGTACGGTCCCGATCGGGTGCTCGGCTTCTCGCCGATCCCCGCCATGTCCCAGGTGTCCTACGCCGCCGGCACCCGATTCCTCTCTCTCATCGGCGGGGTGATCCTGAGTTTTTACGACTGGTACGCGGACCTCCCGCCCGCCTCGCCCCAGGCCTTTGGCGACCAGACCGACGTACCGGAGTCGGCGGACTGGTGGAACGCGGGCTATCTCATCATCTGGGGCACCAACCTGCCGATCACTCGCACGCCGGACGCGCACTTCATGACCGAGGCGCGCTACCGAGGCCAGAAGGTGGTGGTGGTGTCGCCGGATTACTCCGACCACACCAAGTTCGCCGATCACTGGCTGCCCGCCCAACCGGGCACGGACGCCGCGCTCGGGATGGCCATGGGCCACGTGATCCTCAAGGAGTTCTACGTCGACCGGGAGGTCCCCTACTTCCAGGAGTACGCCCGGCGCTTCACCGACCTGCCGATGCTGGTCACGCTGCGGGAGCGGGAAGGGGCGTACGTGCCGGATCGCTTCCTGCGCGGCTCCGATCTCGCCGCTGCGGAGGACAACGGAGATTGGAAAACCGTCGTCTTCGACGAGGCGACCGAAGCGCCCGCGGTGCCCAAGGGCTCGGTCGGGCATCGTTATGGCACCGAGGCGGGGAAGTGGAACCTCGACCTCGAGGCGATCCAGCCCGCACTGAGCCTCTACGGCCGGCGGCAGGACTCGGTCGCGGTCGACCTGCCTCGCTTCGACATCGGCGTGACCGAGGGCGGGAGCAGCCTGCGACGGGGTGTGCCCGCGCTGCGGATCGGCGCTCACCTGGTGACCACGGTTTTCGACCTGCTGCTGGCCCAGTACGGCGTGGCGCGAGACGGGCTGCCCGGAGATTGGCCGAAGGGCTACGAAGACCCCGAGCCCTACACCCCGGCGTGGCAGGCGGAGATCACGTCAGTCGAGGCGCAGCTGGCAACCCGAATCGCTCGGGAGTTCGCGCGCAACGCGGAGCTCACGCGCGGCCGCTCCATGATCTGCATGGGCGCCGGGACCAACCACTGGTATCACTCGGACCTCATCTATCGCACCTTCTTGAGCTTGCTCATGCTCTGCGGCTGCGAGGGGGTGAATGGCGGCGGCTGGGCGCATTACGTCGGCCAGGAGAAGGTGCGGCCGCTCACCGGCTGGCAGACGATGGCCTTCGCCCTGGACTGGACCAGGCCCCCGCGCCAGCAGGCATCGACTCCGTTCTTCTACATGGTCACCGACCAGTGGCGCTACGAGGCCTTCAACGCCGATGAGCTAGCCTCGCCGCTCGGCCGCGGCCTCTTCCGCGGGCGTCAGTTCGCGGACTGTTACTCGCTGGCCGGAAGGCTGGGTTGGACCCCGTCATTTCCGAGCTTCGACCGCAATCCGCTGAAGATCGTGGAGGAGGCCCAGCGCGCCGGCGTCGAGGCCAAGGACTTCGTCGTCCGGGAGCTCCAGGCGGGGAGGCTGCGCTCGGCGACCGAGGACCCTGACGCACCCGAGAACTGGCCGCGCGTGCTCACCGTGTGGCGCTCGAATCTGCTCGGCTCCTCGGGGAAGGGTCACGAGTACTTCCTGAAGCACCTGCTCGGCACCATCGATCCCGCCGTCCGAGCCGACGAGACCGCGCCCGAGCTGCGGCCGGAGGAGGTGGTCTGGCGGGAGCAGGCGCCCGCCGGCAAGCTCGACCTGATGACGACCATCGACTTCCGGATGACGTCCAACTGCCTGTTCTCAGACGTGGTCCTGCCGGCCGCGACCTGGTACGAGAAGTACGACCTTTCGTCCACCGACATGCACCCCTTCGTGCACGCCTTCAACCAGGCGATCCCGCCGCCCTGGGAGACCAAGACCGACTGGGACGCCTTCAACCACATCGCCGACGCCTTCTCGCGGCTGGCCGCCGAACATCTTGGCGTCCGCCAGGACCTGATCGCTGCCCCGCTCCTTCACGACACGCCCGATGAGATCGCTCAGCCGCTGGGGCGAGTCCTCGACTGGAAGAAGGGCGAGTGCGATCCCGTCCCCGGGAAGACGATGCCCAAGCTGATCGTCGTCGAGCGTGATTACGGGGCGGTCGCCGCCAAGATGCGCTCGCTGGGCCCGCTCCTGGAGTCGCTGGGCAACCAGGTCAAGGGGGCGAGCTGGAAGCCCATCGAGGAGATCGAGTACCTGGCGCACAAAAATGGCGTCGTCCGCGGTGGTGTGGCCGACGGACGTCCCCGGTTCGATCGGGCCGAGCAGGTGGCGGACGCGATCCTCGTCCTCTCCGGCACCACCAACGGCAGGCTGGCCGTCGAAGGTTTCCGTTCGTTGGAGAAGACGACCGGCCTGGTGCTCACCGACCTCGCCGCGCCTCGAGAAGGGGATCGAATCACCTTCCAGGACGCGCAGGTCCAGCCGCGCACCGTCATCACCTCCCCTGAGTGGTCCGGGATCGAGGCCCACGGCCGGCGCTACTCGCCCTTCACGATGAACGTCGAGAAGAACAAGCCCTGGCACACGTTGAGCGGGCGCCAGCACTTCTACGTCGACCACGAGTGGATGCTGGAATACGGCGAGAGCCTGCCCGTCTTCAAGCCACCCCTCAACTACCAGCGGCATTTCGGCGATCAGGGCACCGGCGACGCGGGCCGCCTGGAGGTGACGCTTCGCTACCTGACGCCCCACTCCAAGTGGTCGATCCACTCCGAGTACCAGGACAACCTGCACATGCTCACCCTCTTCCGCGGCGGGCCTGTGATGTGGCTGAGCCAGGAGGACGCGGCGTTGCTCGAGGTCCGCGACAACGACTGGATCGAGGCCTTCAACCGCAACGGTGTCGTCAGCTGCCGCGCCGTCGTCACCCACCGCATCCCGAAGGGAGTCTGTCTGATGTATCACGCCAAGGACCGCCATGTGAACGTTCCCCTGACCGAGCTTCGGGGCAACCGGGGAGGGACGGACAACTCCCTGACCCGCGTGGTCTGGAAGCCGACGCACCTCATCGGCGGCTATGCGCAGCTTTCGTTCGCCTTCAACTACTACGGCCCCACCGGGTCGCAGAGGGATGAGGTGACCGTGATCCGCAAGCGGCAGGCGGAGGTGGTGTTCTGA
- a CDS encoding cytochrome B6 encodes MTETATPAAVARPAATWTLRVRRAVDRLLPTEHLLPDRQPYYVGSWVYVFGVVTIAALVWVVVSGVVLSFMGPQWWHDSTLGRFFNSLHFWSVQLFFIFMVLHLWGQYFMAGWRHGRAATWMIGVVIFGVSILTAFTGYLSQQNFDSQFIAINAKDAMNAAGAGAFFNVLNFGQMYGLHVMLLPIGVTSLVAVHIVMVRMRGVVKPIDAEGGARP; translated from the coding sequence ATGACTGAGACAGCCACACCGGCCGCGGTGGCCCGACCAGCCGCAACCTGGACGCTGAGGGTCCGCCGGGCCGTCGACCGGCTCCTGCCCACCGAACACCTGCTCCCCGACCGTCAGCCCTACTACGTCGGCTCGTGGGTCTATGTGTTCGGCGTGGTCACCATCGCCGCCCTCGTATGGGTCGTCGTCAGCGGCGTCGTGCTGTCGTTCATGGGACCGCAGTGGTGGCATGACTCAACGCTTGGGCGGTTCTTCAACAGCCTCCACTTCTGGTCGGTGCAGCTCTTCTTCATCTTCATGGTCCTGCACCTCTGGGGCCAGTACTTCATGGCCGGCTGGCGGCATGGACGCGCCGCGACCTGGATGATCGGCGTCGTCATCTTCGGCGTCAGCATCCTCACCGCCTTCACGGGTTATCTGTCGCAGCAGAACTTCGATTCGCAATTCATCGCTATCAACGCCAAGGATGCGATGAACGCCGCCGGGGCGGGCGCCTTCTTCAACGTCCTCAACTTCGGCCAGATGTACGGCCTGCACGTGATGCTGCTCCCGATCGGAGTCACGTCCCTGGTCGCCGTCCACATCGTCATGGTGCGCATGCGCGGAGTCGTGAAACCGATCGACGCCGAAGGGGGGGCTCGGCCATGA
- a CDS encoding succinate dehydrogenase has translation MAVRNPYSVLPNWLYPAFVVVALSLFGIFAIWVVFLQTNGYYAPYLSPFYSPLIKVGPIPPGIWVAWAPLAFRLTCYYYRKAYFRSFFGHPRSCAVPEPNGRRYRGETAFPWVFNNLHRFAFYATVVQVAFLWFDAIFAFDFGGRFGIGFGSLLMLANVLLLSAYTFGCHAFRHLAGGELDCFSCTAAARARHRLWRGVSVLNIKHDRWAWASLFSVAATDIYIRLLLSGVLHDPRWIA, from the coding sequence TTGGCGGTCCGCAACCCGTACAGCGTCCTGCCCAACTGGCTCTATCCCGCCTTCGTCGTGGTCGCGCTCAGCCTGTTCGGCATCTTCGCCATCTGGGTCGTTTTCCTCCAGACGAACGGCTACTACGCGCCATACCTCAGCCCGTTCTACTCCCCCCTGATCAAGGTCGGTCCCATCCCGCCGGGCATCTGGGTGGCGTGGGCGCCGCTGGCCTTCCGGCTCACCTGCTACTACTACCGCAAGGCCTACTTCCGATCATTCTTCGGACATCCCCGCTCGTGCGCGGTGCCCGAGCCGAACGGCCGGCGCTATCGCGGTGAGACCGCGTTTCCATGGGTCTTCAACAACCTGCATCGCTTCGCCTTCTACGCGACGGTCGTGCAGGTCGCGTTCCTGTGGTTCGACGCCATCTTCGCCTTCGACTTCGGCGGACGCTTTGGGATCGGCTTCGGCAGCCTGCTGATGCTAGCCAACGTCCTCCTGCTGTCCGCATACACCTTCGGCTGCCATGCATTCCGCCATCTGGCCGGTGGCGAGCTCGATTGCTTCTCCTGCACAGCGGCGGCTCGCGCCCGCCACCGGCTGTGGCGGGGGGTGTCCGTGCTCAACATCAAGCACGATCGCTGGGCCTGGGCGAGCCTTTTCTCAGTCGCCGCGACCGACATCTACATCCGGCTCCTGCTGTCGGGAGTGCTGCACGACCCGAGGTGGATCGCCTGA
- a CDS encoding FAD-binding protein, giving the protein MSSSNYETVETDVLVLGAGGAGLRGAIAAAEAGARVLVVCKSLLGKAHTVMAEGGVAAALHNVAYQDTWEVHFADTMKGGKLINDWRMAELHAKESPERVIELERWGALFDRTWQGRIHQRPFGAHTYPRLAHIGDRTGLELIRTLQDRAVHTSGVDVHMETNVFKLLTSDGRVTGALAYRRADGSLIQYRCAALLLASGGAGKMYRVTSNSWESTGDGTALAYEAGAQLRDMEMVQFHPTGMVWPAGVRGILVTEGVRGEGGVLRNKDGERFMERYDHERMELSSRDIVARAINSEVGAGRGTPHGGAYLDITHKKPEFIKSKLPSMYEQFLKLAKVDITKQPMEVAPTIHYAMGGVRVNPETGATTVAGLFAAGEVASGLHGANRLGGNSLSDLLVFGKRAGDAAAAAAKANPKTAKAKIDPAQVESAIAALMAPFDRPAGESPFKLQAEIQDVMTQHAPIVRDAPGLQAGLEKIEELGARAQSCGTGGSTTRAFNPGWHTAHDLVSMLLNAEALLRSALERKESRGAHARSDFPKTDEKLAAVNFVVEKTAHGMHVQAEPKPPLPAYLADAVQRSYATYTPEETE; this is encoded by the coding sequence CTGAGCTCGAGCAACTACGAGACAGTCGAGACCGACGTCCTCGTCTTGGGCGCGGGCGGCGCCGGCCTGCGAGGCGCAATCGCCGCCGCGGAGGCGGGCGCGCGCGTGCTGGTCGTGTGCAAGTCGCTGCTCGGCAAAGCGCACACGGTCATGGCCGAAGGCGGCGTCGCCGCGGCCCTGCACAACGTGGCCTACCAGGACACCTGGGAAGTTCACTTCGCGGACACGATGAAGGGCGGCAAGCTCATCAACGACTGGCGGATGGCCGAACTCCACGCCAAAGAGTCACCGGAGAGGGTGATCGAGCTCGAGCGCTGGGGCGCCCTTTTCGATCGTACCTGGCAGGGCCGCATACACCAGCGACCGTTTGGCGCCCATACCTATCCACGCCTCGCCCACATCGGCGACCGAACCGGGCTGGAGCTGATCCGCACCCTCCAGGACCGCGCGGTGCACACCAGCGGAGTGGACGTCCACATGGAGACAAACGTGTTCAAGCTCCTGACGTCCGACGGGCGCGTGACCGGGGCGCTCGCTTACAGGCGAGCAGACGGCTCGCTGATTCAGTACCGCTGCGCGGCGCTCCTTTTGGCAAGCGGCGGCGCGGGCAAGATGTACCGCGTCACGTCCAACTCGTGGGAGAGCACGGGTGATGGTACCGCCCTCGCTTACGAAGCGGGCGCGCAGCTGCGCGACATGGAGATGGTCCAGTTCCATCCGACCGGGATGGTCTGGCCGGCCGGGGTGCGAGGCATCCTCGTCACCGAGGGCGTGCGCGGCGAAGGCGGCGTGCTGCGCAACAAGGACGGGGAACGTTTCATGGAGCGCTACGACCACGAGCGCATGGAGCTGTCGTCCAGGGACATCGTCGCGCGCGCGATCAACTCAGAGGTCGGGGCCGGCCGGGGGACTCCCCACGGTGGCGCGTACCTCGACATCACGCACAAGAAGCCCGAGTTCATCAAGAGCAAGCTCCCCTCGATGTATGAGCAGTTCCTCAAGCTGGCCAAGGTCGACATCACCAAGCAACCCATGGAGGTGGCGCCGACGATCCACTACGCGATGGGCGGCGTGCGGGTGAATCCCGAGACCGGCGCCACCACGGTCGCCGGGTTGTTTGCCGCCGGCGAGGTCGCGTCAGGGCTGCATGGAGCCAACCGCCTGGGCGGGAACTCCCTCAGCGACCTCCTGGTCTTCGGCAAGCGGGCCGGCGACGCGGCCGCCGCCGCCGCCAAGGCGAATCCGAAGACGGCGAAAGCGAAGATCGACCCGGCGCAGGTGGAGAGCGCGATCGCCGCCCTCATGGCGCCCTTCGACCGCCCCGCCGGAGAGAGCCCGTTCAAGCTGCAGGCGGAGATCCAGGACGTGATGACGCAACACGCACCGATCGTCAGGGATGCGCCGGGCCTCCAAGCCGGCCTGGAGAAGATCGAGGAACTCGGTGCGCGTGCCCAGAGCTGCGGGACGGGAGGTTCGACGACGCGGGCATTCAACCCCGGCTGGCACACCGCGCATGACCTGGTGTCGATGCTGCTCAACGCCGAGGCTTTGCTGCGGTCCGCCCTGGAAAGGAAGGAGAGCCGCGGCGCCCATGCCCGCTCCGACTTTCCGAAGACGGACGAGAAGCTCGCCGCCGTGAACTTCGTGGTCGAGAAGACAGCTCACGGCATGCACGTCCAGGCCGAGCCGAAACCACCCCTGCCGGCTTATCTCGCCGACGCCGTGCAGCGCTCTTACGCCACCTATACGCCCGAGGAGACCGAGTAG
- a CDS encoding succinate dehydrogenase/fumarate reductase iron-sulfur subunit, with the protein MELTNLDLKIWRGDAAGGELVSYRVPVREGMVVLDAVLWVQANMAADLAVRWNCKAAKCGSCSAEINGFPRLMCKTPIAEYGDQVTVRPMQAFPLVKDLVTDVSWNYEVNKQIPPFTPSEKDASGSEPWRMQQKDVERSLEFRKCIECFLCQDVCHVLRSHDLKGVYYGPRFMVRIASLEMHPKDVLDRRPLLKGKAGVGYCNITKCCQEVCPEHIKITDNAIIPLKERMDDVYFDPVRSVIQRFSGANRKAGE; encoded by the coding sequence ATGGAGCTCACGAACCTGGACCTCAAGATCTGGCGCGGCGACGCCGCCGGTGGCGAGCTGGTCTCCTATCGCGTCCCGGTACGGGAGGGCATGGTCGTCCTCGACGCGGTGCTGTGGGTGCAGGCCAACATGGCCGCGGACCTGGCCGTGCGCTGGAACTGCAAAGCCGCCAAGTGCGGTTCCTGCTCGGCCGAGATCAACGGCTTCCCACGTCTCATGTGCAAGACGCCGATCGCGGAGTACGGCGACCAGGTGACGGTCCGGCCGATGCAGGCCTTCCCGTTGGTCAAGGACCTGGTCACCGACGTGAGCTGGAACTACGAGGTCAACAAGCAGATCCCTCCGTTCACTCCATCCGAGAAGGACGCCTCCGGGAGCGAGCCGTGGCGCATGCAGCAGAAGGACGTGGAACGCTCGCTGGAGTTTCGCAAATGCATCGAGTGCTTCCTGTGCCAGGACGTATGCCACGTGCTGCGCAGCCACGACCTGAAGGGCGTCTACTACGGCCCGCGCTTCATGGTCCGGATCGCAAGCCTGGAGATGCACCCGAAGGACGTGCTCGACCGCCGGCCGCTGCTCAAGGGCAAGGCCGGCGTCGGCTACTGCAACATCACGAAGTGCTGCCAGGAGGTCTGCCCCGAGCACATCAAGATCACCGACAACGCGATCATCCCGCTCAAGGAGCGCATGGACGACGTCTACTTCGATCCGGTGCGTTCGGTGATCCAGCGCTTTTCGGGCGCGAACCGCAAGGCTGGCGAGTAA
- a CDS encoding response regulator transcription factor, whose translation MASNRIRLLLVDDHEVVRDGVKALIAAHDDLAVVAEAASVREAIEQAERTKPDVIVMDVRLADGSGIEATREIRARLENTQVLMLTSFADDEALFASIMAGAAGYVLKQIRGGELIRAIRQVGEGKSLLDPEVTRTVLERLRRGKTMRDEKLARLSAQEERILTLIAKGRTNGQIGKDLKLAEKTVKNYVSTILSKLEVARRAEAAAYLARHTMTPGS comes from the coding sequence ATGGCGTCGAATCGCATTCGCCTCCTGCTGGTGGACGATCACGAGGTCGTCCGAGATGGCGTCAAGGCGCTCATCGCCGCCCATGACGACCTTGCCGTCGTCGCCGAGGCCGCCTCGGTGCGTGAGGCGATCGAGCAGGCGGAAAGGACGAAGCCTGACGTGATCGTGATGGACGTCCGGCTGGCCGACGGCAGCGGGATCGAGGCCACGCGCGAGATCCGCGCTCGCCTCGAGAACACCCAGGTCCTGATGCTGACATCGTTCGCGGACGACGAGGCGCTGTTCGCCTCGATCATGGCGGGCGCCGCGGGTTACGTGCTCAAGCAAATCAGGGGCGGCGAGCTCATCCGGGCCATCCGCCAGGTGGGGGAGGGTAAGAGCCTTCTGGACCCGGAAGTCACGCGAACGGTGCTGGAGCGGCTCCGCAGGGGCAAGACCATGCGCGATGAGAAGCTGGCGCGCCTGTCGGCGCAGGAAGAGCGCATCCTCACCCTGATCGCGAAGGGTAGGACCAATGGGCAGATCGGCAAGGATCTGAAGCTCGCCGAAAAGACCGTCAAGAACTACGTCTCGACCATTCTGTCCAAGCTGGAGGTGGCGCGCCGGGCGGAGGCGGCGGCCTACCTGGCTCGGCATACGATGACGCCAGGCTCTTAG